A window of Bradyrhizobium sp. AZCC 1610 contains these coding sequences:
- the pncB gene encoding nicotinate phosphoribosyltransferase, which produces MAVTDIASRTYNHGWRLDPIVRSLLDTDFYKLLMLQMIREFYPDQRVTFSVINRTRQVRLAEIIDEGELRAQLDHARTIRFTKKELIWLAGNTFYGKTQMFSPDFINWLANFRLPEYELNKVDGQYELHFHGPWTHTTMWEIPALAIMNELRSRQATKGQGRFVLDVLYARAKAKLWSKVERLRKLEGLRLSDFGTRRRHGHLWQRWCVEAVKEGLGPSFTGTSNVLLAMDNDLEAIGTNAHELPMVAAALADDDNELRWAPYRILDQWRHTYGGNLLIALPDAFGTKPFLRDAPDWVADWTGFRPDSAPPITAGEDIIKWWKQKGRDPREKLLVFSDGMDVDSIEETYRHFAGRVRISFGWGTNLTNDFVGCAPDGSADLDPISLVCKVTSVDGRPAVKLSDNPEKATGTPSEIERYLRVFGNAGRVRTAVHV; this is translated from the coding sequence ATGGCAGTTACCGACATTGCATCCCGGACCTATAACCACGGCTGGCGGCTCGACCCGATCGTGCGCAGCCTGCTCGATACCGATTTTTACAAGCTGCTGATGCTGCAGATGATCCGCGAATTCTATCCGGATCAGCGCGTCACCTTTTCGGTCATCAATCGCACCCGGCAGGTCCGCCTTGCCGAGATCATCGACGAGGGCGAGTTGCGCGCTCAGCTCGACCATGCCCGCACCATCCGCTTCACCAAGAAGGAACTGATCTGGCTCGCCGGTAACACGTTCTACGGCAAGACCCAGATGTTCTCGCCCGACTTCATCAACTGGCTCGCCAACTTCCGCCTGCCCGAATACGAGCTGAACAAGGTCGACGGCCAGTATGAACTGCACTTCCACGGGCCGTGGACCCACACTACGATGTGGGAAATCCCGGCGCTCGCGATCATGAACGAGCTGCGCTCGCGGCAGGCGACCAAGGGACAAGGGCGCTTCGTGCTCGATGTGCTCTATGCCCGCGCCAAGGCCAAGCTGTGGTCCAAGGTCGAGCGGCTGCGCAAGCTCGAAGGCCTGCGGCTGTCGGACTTCGGCACCCGCCGCCGACATGGTCATCTGTGGCAGCGCTGGTGCGTCGAGGCCGTCAAGGAAGGGCTCGGGCCTTCGTTCACCGGAACCTCCAACGTGCTGTTGGCGATGGACAACGATCTCGAAGCGATCGGAACCAATGCGCATGAACTGCCGATGGTCGCCGCCGCGCTCGCCGATGACGATAACGAGTTGCGCTGGGCGCCTTATCGCATTCTCGATCAATGGCGCCATACCTATGGCGGCAACCTCCTGATCGCCCTGCCCGACGCCTTCGGCACCAAGCCGTTCCTGCGCGATGCGCCGGACTGGGTCGCCGACTGGACCGGCTTTCGCCCGGACAGCGCGCCGCCGATCACGGCCGGCGAGGACATCATCAAATGGTGGAAGCAGAAAGGCCGCGATCCCCGCGAGAAGCTCCTGGTGTTCTCCGACGGCATGGACGTCGACTCGATCGAGGAGACTTATCGTCACTTCGCCGGACGCGTCCGCATCTCCTTCGGCTGGGGCACCAATCTCACCAATGATTTCGTCGGCTGCGCACCGGATGGATCCGCCGATCTCGATCCGATCTCGCTGGTGTGCAAGGTGACGTCGGTTGACGGTCGGCCGGCGGTCAAGCTGTCCGATAATCCCGAGAAGGCCACCGGCACGCCGTCCGAGATCGAACGCTATTTGCGGGTGTTCGGCAATGCCGGGCGCGTCCGCACCGCCGTGCACGTCTGA
- a CDS encoding molybdopterin cofactor-binding domain-containing protein produces MTAADTTEDRNRLQGTLSVVRPASPVEAVKFETFIRITADGSVTAYNGHVDLGTGIRTALGQIVAEELDVSFARVVVVLGDTSLVPNQGATIASETIQITAVPLRKAAAQARQFLVARAAARLELPIEDLIIEDGLIRGQDNRSISYGELIAGETIRLELADDVPVKPASAYSIVGQSVPRIDLPAKATGELVYVHDMRLPGMLHGRVVRPPYAGVDVGDFIGNSLIAVDEASVRNIPGLVAVVRIGDFVGVVAEREENAIKAAAQLKVSWKPVPTLPDLKDIETALRANPSTPRTLIDKGDVDAAIAGAAKPMPRTYVWPYQMHASIGPSCAVADYQEDQTRVWSGTQNPHHLRTELARLIHRREAEIEVIRMEAAGCYGRNCADDVSADAVLLSRAVGRPVRVQLTREQEHAWEPKGTAQLMDVNGGLNADGSVAGYDFATRYPSNGAPTLALLLTGTIPHTPAIFEMGDRTAIPPYDYENLRVVANDMPPIVRASWLRGVSALPNTFAHESWIDECADEAGVDPIEYRLRHLKDSRAVDLVNAVAERAGWKPRPVRQEPEGEGDIVRGRGFAYALYVHSKFPGYGAAWSAWIADVAVNKATGDVSVTRVVAGQDSGLMINPDGVRHQIHGNVIQSTSRALMEEVSFDRTSVTAREWGAYPIIKFPEVPEIDVLMLPRQDQPPLGVGESASVPSAAAIANAIYDATGVRFRELPFTPERILRGLQGEAQAAPEALPTPAPQPDLDRWRNPFAGRRGAFATAAALCAAAIGIGAAVLPWRAIAPIARPDASIYSAATIARGQQLAALGDCAVCHTSANGILNAGGRPLQTPFGMIYATNITPDVETGIGAWSYPAFERAMREGIHRDGRHLYPVFPYPHFAKTTDADMHALYAYLMAQSPVHAATPTNTLAFPFNLRPLMAGWNALFHKPAVFQADPTKSEVWNRGAYLVEGLGHCSACHSPRNTLGAEQANTYLAGGFAEGWEAPALTSLSQAPIPWSENELYAYLRTGESRLHGVAAGPMAPVVKELTALPDSDIRAMAVYLASFNETSMDSAAQQALAARLESSTGTRASAASSIGARIYQGACAVCHEVGGAPLFGSRPSLALNSNLHSAVPDNLIQLILHGIAKPAATDLGYMPAFKDSLTDGQVVELAAYLRRQFAPDKPAWTDIQAAVGRIRQE; encoded by the coding sequence ATGACGGCTGCCGACACGACCGAGGATCGCAACCGGCTGCAAGGCACGCTGTCCGTTGTCCGTCCCGCCTCACCCGTCGAGGCCGTCAAGTTCGAGACCTTTATCAGGATCACCGCCGACGGATCGGTCACCGCCTATAACGGCCATGTCGATCTCGGCACCGGCATTCGCACCGCGCTCGGTCAGATCGTCGCGGAGGAACTCGACGTATCCTTTGCCCGCGTCGTCGTCGTGCTGGGCGATACTTCTCTCGTGCCCAATCAGGGCGCGACGATTGCGAGCGAAACGATCCAGATCACCGCCGTGCCGCTGCGCAAGGCTGCGGCGCAGGCGCGGCAGTTTCTGGTCGCGCGTGCCGCGGCGCGACTGGAACTCCCGATCGAGGATCTCATCATTGAAGACGGCCTGATCCGCGGCCAGGACAATCGCAGCATCAGCTATGGCGAACTGATCGCGGGCGAGACTATCCGCCTTGAACTGGCGGACGACGTTCCGGTCAAGCCCGCCAGCGCCTACAGCATCGTCGGTCAATCCGTTCCGCGCATCGATCTGCCAGCGAAGGCAACGGGCGAGCTGGTCTACGTTCACGACATGCGTCTGCCCGGCATGCTCCACGGCCGCGTCGTCCGCCCGCCCTATGCAGGCGTCGATGTCGGCGACTTTATCGGCAACAGCCTGATCGCGGTGGATGAAGCCTCGGTGCGCAACATCCCCGGACTTGTCGCTGTCGTCAGGATCGGCGATTTCGTCGGCGTCGTCGCCGAGCGCGAGGAGAACGCAATTAAGGCCGCGGCACAGCTCAAGGTGAGCTGGAAGCCGGTGCCGACGCTGCCCGACCTGAAGGACATCGAGACCGCGCTGCGCGCCAATCCGTCGACGCCGCGAACGCTGATCGACAAGGGTGACGTCGATGCGGCGATTGCCGGTGCCGCGAAGCCGATGCCGCGAACCTATGTCTGGCCTTATCAGATGCACGCCTCGATCGGCCCATCCTGCGCGGTCGCCGACTATCAGGAGGATCAGACCAGGGTCTGGTCCGGCACGCAGAATCCGCACCATCTGCGCACCGAGCTGGCACGGCTGATCCATCGCCGCGAAGCCGAGATCGAGGTGATCCGGATGGAGGCCGCCGGCTGCTACGGCCGCAATTGCGCCGATGACGTTTCCGCCGACGCGGTGTTGCTGTCGCGGGCCGTCGGCCGGCCCGTTCGCGTGCAGCTGACGCGCGAGCAGGAACATGCGTGGGAACCCAAGGGCACCGCGCAGTTGATGGACGTCAACGGCGGATTGAATGCCGACGGCAGCGTCGCCGGTTATGATTTTGCCACACGCTATCCTTCGAACGGCGCCCCGACGCTGGCGCTGCTGCTGACCGGCACGATCCCGCACACACCCGCCATCTTCGAGATGGGCGACCGCACCGCGATCCCACCTTACGATTACGAGAATCTGCGCGTGGTGGCGAACGACATGCCGCCGATCGTGCGCGCCTCCTGGCTGCGCGGCGTCTCGGCGCTGCCGAACACCTTTGCGCATGAATCCTGGATCGACGAATGCGCTGATGAAGCCGGCGTCGACCCGATCGAGTATCGCCTGCGCCATTTAAAAGACTCCCGCGCGGTCGATCTCGTCAACGCGGTGGCCGAGCGCGCCGGCTGGAAGCCGCGACCGGTGCGGCAGGAGCCGGAAGGCGAGGGCGACATCGTGCGCGGCCGCGGCTTTGCCTATGCGCTCTATGTCCACAGCAAGTTTCCGGGCTATGGCGCGGCGTGGTCGGCCTGGATCGCCGATGTCGCCGTTAACAAGGCGACCGGCGACGTCAGCGTGACGCGCGTCGTTGCCGGGCAGGATTCCGGCCTGATGATCAACCCGGACGGCGTCCGCCACCAGATCCACGGCAACGTCATCCAGTCGACCAGCCGCGCGCTGATGGAGGAAGTTTCGTTCGACCGCACATCCGTGACGGCGCGGGAATGGGGCGCCTACCCCATCATCAAATTCCCCGAGGTGCCCGAGATCGATGTCTTGATGCTGCCGCGGCAGGATCAGCCGCCGCTCGGTGTCGGCGAGTCCGCCTCTGTCCCCAGTGCCGCCGCCATCGCCAACGCGATCTATGATGCGACCGGAGTGCGCTTTCGCGAACTGCCGTTCACGCCGGAGCGCATCTTGCGGGGACTGCAAGGCGAGGCACAAGCGGCACCGGAGGCATTGCCGACGCCGGCACCGCAGCCCGATCTCGACCGGTGGCGAAATCCATTCGCCGGACGGCGCGGTGCATTTGCAACCGCCGCGGCACTCTGCGCCGCCGCGATCGGCATCGGTGCCGCGGTGCTGCCGTGGCGTGCCATCGCGCCGATCGCGCGGCCGGATGCATCGATCTATTCGGCTGCGACCATCGCCCGCGGCCAGCAGCTCGCCGCGCTCGGAGACTGCGCGGTCTGCCATACCTCGGCGAACGGTATCCTCAACGCCGGCGGCCGTCCGCTGCAAACGCCGTTCGGCATGATCTACGCGACCAACATCACGCCCGATGTCGAAACCGGAATCGGCGCATGGTCCTATCCCGCCTTCGAGCGCGCGATGCGCGAGGGCATTCATCGCGACGGCCGGCATCTCTACCCGGTGTTTCCCTATCCACACTTCGCCAAGACGACCGACGCCGACATGCACGCGCTCTATGCCTATCTGATGGCGCAGTCGCCGGTGCACGCGGCGACGCCGACCAACACTCTCGCGTTTCCGTTCAATCTGCGCCCGTTGATGGCGGGATGGAATGCGCTGTTCCACAAGCCGGCCGTATTCCAGGCGGACCCGACCAAGTCCGAGGTGTGGAATCGCGGCGCCTATCTGGTGGAAGGCCTCGGCCATTGCAGCGCCTGCCATTCGCCGCGCAACACGCTTGGCGCGGAACAGGCGAACACCTATCTCGCCGGCGGATTTGCGGAAGGCTGGGAAGCGCCAGCGCTGACATCGTTGTCGCAGGCACCCATCCCCTGGAGTGAGAACGAACTGTATGCGTATTTGCGGACCGGCGAATCCCGCCTTCACGGCGTCGCCGCCGGGCCGATGGCGCCCGTGGTGAAGGAGCTCACAGCACTTCCGGATTCCGACATTCGCGCCATGGCGGTCTATCTCGCTTCGTTCAACGAGACCTCCATGGATAGCGCGGCGCAGCAAGCGCTCGCCGCGAGACTGGAATCCTCGACCGGCACGCGCGCGTCGGCAGCGTCCAGCATCGGCGCCCGGATCTACCAGGGCGCCTGCGCGGTGTGTCACGAGGTCGGCGGCGCGCCGCTGTTCGGCAGCCGGCCGTCGCTGGCGCTGAACAGCAATCTGCACAGCGCCGTGCCTGACAATCTGATCCAGCTCATCCTGCACGGCATCGCGAAGCCGGCCGCAACCGATCTCGGCTATATGCCGGCCTTCAAGGACAGCCTGACCGACGGCCAGGTCGTGGAGCTGGCCGCCTATCTCCGCCGGCAATTCGCCCCGGACAAGCCTGCCTGGACCGATATCCAGGCGGCGGTCGGCCGAATCCGGCAGGAATAG